The Jaculus jaculus isolate mJacJac1 chromosome 1, mJacJac1.mat.Y.cur, whole genome shotgun sequence nucleotide sequence cctgaaaagcctaattgtcagcattcaattcccagtacccatataaagccaggtatcACAAAGTGAAACAcaaatctggagtctgtttgtagttgctagaggccctggtgagtctaTTCTCTCTActggtctctcttttatctccctctcttcttgcaaataattaaaaaaaaaaagaactcaggggctggagaggaggcctggtagttatggtacttgcctgcaaagcttaagggcccaggtttggcAGTACCTACAtataccagatgtacaaggtagtgcatatgtctggagtccatttgcaatgacaggaggccctagtgagcccattctctacctttctctctctctctcccttcctccctctttccctctttcaaataaatgaataaaataaaataaaataaataaaaagttcacaTGCTTCAGCCACAGCTTAACTATTAAACTGTTTGGCTTataagcctaagtacccatgtaagccagatgtacaaagttgggcaagcatctggagttcttttgctatgcctagagtccctggcacacccattctctctctctctctctctctctctctctctctctcaatctctctctctctttctctcttaaataaataagaaggaaattatatatatttatatatatttataatatttatatttatatatataatattataatatgtataatatataatatttatatttatatatatttatataatattatatatataaacaaagttTAGAAACCTAGATAAAAACAAAGCTGTATCTTTAAGATTGGGCCACCAGCAAGAGATTTAgtcaaaaataaagtgaaacatttaacattaagagaaatacAGACCAGCATGAAGGAAGGCACAAGAAACAAtaccttaatatttattttctaaaggaCAAATTCATTAAAAAGCATGTTTCAACAGATCTTAAAGAACCAACAAGTCAATGTTAGTACCATGGCAAAAAgcagaggaagccaggcatggtggtgcacacctttaactccagcactcgggaggcagagataggaaagatcgccatgagtttgaggccacactgagactacacagtgaattacaggtcagcttgagctagagtgaaaccctacctaaaaaaaaaaaaaaaaaaaaaaaagagaaagattgagagagagagagggagagaaagggcataaaGGGGGCTCTATGACTTGCACACATGTCCTCAAAAGGCTCATATATTAAAAGGCTTGGTCCTCAAGGACCTGATGGTCAGATGTGAgcgatatttagaaggcagttcaTTTGATCATTTGGGGTATGGTGGTGAAAGGGACTGTGGCCCCTGCTCTCACTCTTACTCTTTACTTTCTGGCTGATAAAGTGAGCAATACATCTGTTTTATCATCTCCCATCATGATGAGCTGCATCATAAGAAGCCTTAAGCATTATGAATTCCCACCCCAAATCTTGGTCTTAAAACTTCACAATCActagccaaagtaaacctctacACCTTACATGTTAATTACCTTGGGTATTTTCTTAAAACCATAGAAAGCTAAAAGCTGATTAATAcaaggaacaaaaaagaaaaaaacaaactctgaTCATCACAATAAGAAGCATAAATATGAGATCAATTCTTGGTCATAAATTTGGTATTAATTCTACATGACTTGAACTATAATAttctctttgagacaggtttttgATAAAAACATATCTGCATCTCACCATTGTTCTCTTATCTAGCACCAATGGCACAAGAAACAATGAGAATTCAAAGGACTATCAATTAAATAAGATTGTTGTAGTTAGTCCCCAATGCCATAGTGTATTATGATACTTGAAACCCCACAATATTCCTTCAATAAGAATATCAGGAGGAtgaatttcaattattttatacTGCCCTGACACCAATATTATTTTAAGCCAGTTCAAAGTAAGTTAACAGAAATCTTAAGTGAGCCTGCAGTTCCACCACAATAAGAGATAGACAGcattgcaaaagaaaaacaaccacaaaacccTGTAAATTAGTCACTGGTCCCAACAGCCAAGAACATCTTCAAATTGATTATatgtcattgtggtggtttgaatcatatgtcccccataaactcatgtgtttttaatttttggtccccagcttatggcattttgggaggtggagccttgaagGAGGAGGTGTGCTTTGgggatagattttattttattaaagatgttattgccagctttcccttgccagagtATATCTGACTTTCCTGCTACCACTTTCCATCTGCTTTTCACAAGATGGTAATGTCCAGTGTCTGCCCATGTCATGCTTTCtcctgagactgtaagccaaagtaaaaactttcctcccatcagttccATTTTATTGGGTGCTTTGTCTCATCAACAAGAAGGTAAGTACAACTGTTATGATTCATGTAGGTTGGGTCTATGGTCAAGGACAAAACAAACAGTACTGCATTCTTCTACCTGTAGAAAGTAGAAGACTGGAGCAAATTTTCTATGATCACTTTatcatgaggattaaatgagaagaATCAGCTATACCAGAAAAGGAGCCATGGACTTAGCATGCACAGTCCTAGTTTGAGGCCCAGATGGCATGTTCAATTGTTGTGACTGCCCACAACTCTGAATCTCAATGTGCCTGAGTTTTGTGAATTTCACAGAAAGAGAATTCCTATGTCACAAGATTTCTATGggtgtaaataaaatatatggtgtggtggtttgaatagaatagatggcccccaatatattcagttctttattgtttgtagtttgcatctgctggctacctggctggaggcaatgtcactgggtgatcttaagttgtagtggtgggtttccaatttcaatctaaagatatgcaaagtgtgcctagctggagttcctgaagtgtgctctggcttttgacttttaggcttgtgcttctctctgctttgGCCTGTGAATGCAGGCtagcttctgccattgtggaacttcccctggatctgtaagcttcaataaatcccttcctccataactgtgcctggtctgaaagttcatctcagtgaacctgaagctgtctgctacatatggAAAAATCACTTAGAAACCACAACACAATCTATGAATATAAATTTTCTGCTACTACTACTTGACTTCAAATAGTTCTTCAGCCCCATCAAAGCAAGATTACTCTCTTTCAAAAATGAATTGCTTATTCTTATTTCCCCAACAGAATGTAAAATGGCAAACTAAATAATTGGAGAAACTGACAGGATAGCCTTTGATATTTCTTTTATACCACATGGAGATTACTGTTCaacttcttaaaattaaaattttaacctATAATAAAATCTGGAagaatagataggtagatagatagatagatagatgtatatatgtatattaaaataataaaatattaaagaacattcttttttttcttaagtttttaatcattatttgaccaaaaatttttaaaaaagtatctcaTAAATGTGTCATAGACACATGGAACAGAACCCTACGTTTTGTAGAGGACTTGAATCTGAATAAAGTCATGAGGTTTTTTTTGATAAATCTCCACTGACTTTTCTTGTAATTCTGTAAAAACAAACCCATCACTGTCCAGGGGAAATGGACTAGATGGATAGATgttctttcagtttttccatgatTTCATTCATCTTTTCACCTGGAATTAGCATCACGGTCCGCAAGGGCTTCATTGGGACGTCATCAAAAGACCATCGGCCTCCCAGACACGTGTCACTCTCCTCCTGCACTGAGTAGCTGAACGTCAGGACGGCCTTCTCATAGAAAAACTCTTCCTCGGCATTTGCGAACATCAGCACACTCTGCTTTGGGCTGTTGTGCCCCTTCTTGGCACTGGATTTTCCTGCTTCCACAAATGTCTTACTAATCAGCAGGTAGGAGTGGCACTTCCCACAAGGCTTGTTCGTTCTGTGTGCCTCTGCTAGTTCTTTCTGGAGTTGCTGGTGCATGGGCAGAGCAATCTGCGGAGGGACGTTAATGAATCTTTCGCTAAGGAGAAAGCCCACAGGCTTGACAGTGTCGTTTAAAAGCTTGTCCAGCTGTTCAACTGTGCTCTTGTCACAGTTCTTCTCACAGAAGCTTAGAACCAACTCTTTAATTTGTTCAGCACACGGGGTACCCTTTCTTTCAGTTAAGTTTAAAAGGCTTATGAAGCCAAAAATCTCATCTTCATCCACATCATCATCACTGTCTTCTGAAACATTTGATTGCTTGATCACACTCCCAATATGGTTCTGTTGAATCAAGAGATCTGTTAGTTCTGCTGCGTTCACAGGACTCTTAAGGAAAAGCTGCTGCAATAACTTCTTAATTCCATCATGATCTTGATCTGAGATGGAATAAGCTTCAAATTCGATATTCACTTCCTCGTCAATGACCTCGTCGTCCTCGTCCTCGTCACTGTCTTCCTCGTCACTGTCCTCGTCCTCGacgtcatcctcctcctcctcctcctcctcctcctcctcgctcGCCGTCCGCGCCGCCGGCGGCCGCCAAGAACATtcttatgtttgcctttttcttgATTTGATTTAACTCTCTAGATTTTGTATTCAAATGCACATGCTTATTGAAGTTACCCCTTTTAAAGTTGTATGCCTCTCTACAAAATATTTGACTGAGCCTCTTTTGCAAATATCCTGAAGGCATCACAATACTGGAGTAGGTAACAAACAACTGGCTTAGACCATCACAATATAGTAATGTTGTATTCAAGTATATTGAGTGAAGTGCAGTGTTAAAAGTTTTATTAGATATTTTCAACCACCATAAATTCTCTCTAATTCATAAACTGCTATAAAATCAGGTAATTCTGATGTTGCTTCTAATGTTATCTAAGGATTACCAAGGAAAATTCCTTCATCAAATCTACTGCCAAGTAACTCTATAAAATAATGTGGACTTCAGTGCCAGAACCTCTGCAATAGGATGCTAACACACGAGTTATTTAGGGTGCATGGAAAATCCTCTTAGTTTCCCTATATTTCAATGCCCAAAGTTAAATAATGCTGCAGGAAGTACTAGCATTTGAGATCACAATTACTCACTTTCTTAAGAATTAAGGCATGTGGAAGTTGGTTTAGAAAAGCCAATATCGTTTTGGAATTCCTTTATacaaagttagaaaaaaattgcATTGCATATACATGCTAGGTAAAATCACTAGCCTATttcagccttattttatttaagtCTTTATGGAGTACATGTCAAAAATGAGTGAGAATTATGGGTGAACAGAGTGTTAAAGAGGGAGCTAtgagaaaaattttatttcaggagCTTCCAGATATTGTGCCTCAATAAGGCATGAGAAATAtttactataaaataaatatcataacATCCTCTTAGAAGAACCCTGCAAATAGGCAaaggtaacaacaacaacaacaaaaaaaaaaaaaacctgtaatttCTCTGAATGAAGGAATCATTAATGTGGAAGGAATGTGTAAGCCAGAGCTCAAGCATATTTCACAATAGCACTGAAGACACCTTCTCCATAGTATTTAGGCCATGGCATAATAGAAAGAATCACAGACAATCTGAGCTCGAAGTGTGAGGACAGCTCCATAAATtcatataacaattttttttaattgttgctcATAAATTTGGATAGTATGGATAGATTTTTAACATGGAAGTCATAAATCTATTTATCTCACTAATATATGAGGGACTGTGATTCTTGATGGCTCATGTTATTCAGGGGAATCTGTGAATGGCTACTTTTGTTGATTAATGTAAATAACAATGAGAGGGCTCCTCTGTCCTTCTGCAGAACAGCCATTAGTGATTTCAGGTGCTACCTTTGTTTCAAAATCCTCTCTGTTACCCAGGCTCCCATAGATCACACATTAGTGAGTTGAGTGCCAGGTTTCCTTTGATAGCCTCTTTATCGCCCAGCTCCTGTAGATCATCAGTCGGTGAATTCAGGTGTCAGCTTTATAccatcatcctttttttttccccacctgtCCACTTCCCATCAATAGGCCATTGGTGAATTCAGGTACCAGTTTCTTCCCAATGACCTCTCTGTTTCCCTGAGTCTGCTGACAATTCAGTAATGACATGGGAACTCCTATAAGACACTGGGTGTAGTTGCAGCTGATAAGAAAACACCCCACCTAACCCATCTAAGAAGCACAACCAAGTATCTACAAGACTAAACTCAAAGcagcacacacaaaaacaaagacaaatgaacacacacacagcaccaagAACCACTCCAAATACTCACATAAAACAGGTATGCCAGAAAAATATGACCAAGTAATATATCTATATGGGTAAATCTCAACTCAAAAAGATTAACttaaaaattaagcaaatatATCTCCCCTAAGAACTATCAATCCCATGGTACAGGGTCCCCATTGTAGCTGCAAAAGGAAATTCCTGACaactcaagaaaaaagaaagattacaaatatatgcaaagaactcaaattaGACAAACATAAATACTTGGATGAAACCCTGAATAAATTCAAAGAAGACACAAATAAATGCCTAAATGACTTCTAAGAATACATTcttacaagcatgcacacacaaacacatcctGTCTGTTCCCTACCTACCTACTTCCCACCAACAGGGCATTGGTGAGTTCAGGTAGCAGTTTATCCCCAGAAACCCTCTGTACCCCTGAGTCTGATGTTTACAATCTGTCTATTTGCTCGATGTGAAGAAATCATACCTggatatgaaaatggaattcaataaagtGATATAAATtctaaagaaacacaaaaataaaattaagctatAAATAAAACGCATAATGAGTCAAATAAAAAGttccatgtgggctggagagatggcttagcagttaagcgcttgcctgtgaagtctaaggaccctggttcgaggctcggttccccaggtcccacgttagccagatgcacaagggggcgcacacgtctggagttcgtttgcagaggctggaagccctggcgcgcccattctctctctctatctgtctttctctctgtgtctgttgctctcaaataaataaataaaaaatggaaaaaaaaaagttccatgtATCTCAGAAGTTAAAAGCACTGGCTAGCAAAAAGCTTCATGTAAACTTAGGCCAAAAGAATTATTCAAGTAGAAGACAAACTACTAGGCATTGAAGACAGGATGAAATTCATAATTCTTAGTCAAAACCAATTACATGTTCAAAAGACATATGAGGACTGGACATATGTCTTTGTGGATAAGGGCATTGCTTGCAAAACTGAaaagcttgggttcagttccccagtacccacataaatccagatgcagaacatggtacatgtgtctggagttcatttgcagtatctggaggccctttTATACCCATACAAAATCTCTTTtcatcttcctatttctctctgtctatttctctctccaataaacaaataaaaatattgtttaaaaacataaacagaacatgagagacaTTTGAGATACCATGAATATAGCCAATGTTTGAGCAAAGGGAAGAATACCCTCAGATTAATGGCTTATTTATAATTCTTAATAAAATTGCAGAAGAAAATTGACCAAGTATGGGGAAAGAGATGACCATCTGGGCACAAGAGACAAAAAGGACACCAGATGATCAAAAAAGAAACTCACTCTCATATTATGTTCAATACATTAAAAAACTCAGAACACCGAAAAGGTACTGAAaggagcaagagaaaaacaacaggTCAAATATAAAGGCAGGCATAACAGAATAACAGCTAATTTTTCAATGTAAATTCTATAATCCATAAGGGCTTAGaatcatatatttaaattattgaaaGATCACATCTAGCAAGCAAAACTATTATTTTCAACACAATtagcagtaaaaagaaaaagaaaaacttttcatgacaaaattaagcttaaaaaaatacataagcaCTAAGCCAGCATTTCAGAGAATATCAGATGGAGTATTTCACATAG carries:
- the LOC101603562 gene encoding BRCA2 and CDKN1A-interacting protein-like encodes the protein MWLCTAQGAQDKTTLLEVGHGCLLQHEECSWRPPAARTASEEEEEEEEEEDDVEDEDSDEEDSDEDEDDEVIDEEVNIEFEAYSISDQDHDGIKKLLQQLFLKSPVNAAELTDLLIQQNHIGSVIKQSNVSEDSDDDVDEDEIFGFISLLNLTERKGTPCAEQIKELVLSFCEKNCDKSTVEQLDKLLNDTVKPVGFLLSERFINVPPQIALPMHQQLQKELAEAHRTNKPCGKCHSYLLISKTFVEAGKSSAKKGHNSPKQSVLMFANAEEEFFYEKAVLTFSYSVQEESDTCLGGRWSFDDVPMKPLRTVMLIPGEKMNEIMEKLKEHLSI